Proteins from a single region of Macrotis lagotis isolate mMagLag1 chromosome 2, bilby.v1.9.chrom.fasta, whole genome shotgun sequence:
- the S100A1 gene encoding protein S100-A1: protein MGSELETAMESLINVFHAHSGKEGDKYKLSKKELKELLQAELSGFLDTQKDADAVDKVMKELDENGDGEVDFQEYVVLVAALTVACNNFFWENS from the exons ATGGGCTCGGAGCTGGAGACTGCCATGGAATCCCTCATCAATGTATTCCACGCTCACTCTGGCAAGGAAGGTGATAAGTATAAACTGAGCAAGAAGGAGCTGAAGGAGCTACTGCAAGCTGAGCTTTCTGGATTCCTGGAT ACCCAGAAGGATGCAGATGCAGTGGACAAGGTGATGAAGGAGTTGGATGAGAACGGGGATGGTGAAGTTGACTTCCAGGAGTATGTGGTGCTGGTGGCCGCACTCACTGTGGCCTGCAACAACTTCTTCTGGGAGAACAGTTGA